A genomic segment from Candidatus Nezhaarchaeota archaeon encodes:
- a CDS encoding aldehyde ferredoxin oxidoreductase family protein: protein MAKLGGYAGQLLHIDLTKVLIKKLPLSKEACELFIGGRGRDAKVIFDHVPPEVDPLSVDNVLCLSTGPITGLLGPTTGRVNVAAKSPLTGIYGNSNAGAHWGAELKYAGYDGVIITGKASKPVYIYIEDDLVEVRDASHLWGKGTYETTSILQRDHRGYDTKVATIGQAAENGVLYGSVIFDYWDAAGRAGMGTVMASKNLKAIAVTGSGGLTVADPKRYAEVVREAWQAVLSDPGFQTQEHASQGTLVVMGLGNAQGWLPTRNFRETVFELADEVSGEAFRDRFSTRPAPIPAGRACLSCPNRCKRFGRITSGKYAGTKGNIEFEGAAAFGPKCGVGDLEAVFHAYMLANDYGVDCITCGNTIALLMELHEEGVLSHEELEGLDLHFGNADAMIEMIHRIAMRKGWLGEVGGLGEELAAKRIGRGAENYVTTIKGLGTIGTDPRVAKGFGFGFAVASRGSDHLRAHPVFEMLKYPPGVAEELFGASEAGELSKYGGKVRLVFFHENMAAVTDSMGTCRFMHASFYAEYPIPELLAKHLKRKGPVYSIKYHEWLSAATGLSFTYDSLMKAGQRIVNLERAINVRLGVRREHDTLPKRFLTQPVPTGPFKGAVFGKKELDEMLNEYYDLRGWERETGLPYRETLVELGLPDVADDLEKRGLAAIKIKAPRPQ from the coding sequence GTGGCTAAGCTAGGGGGGTACGCGGGCCAGCTCCTGCACATCGACTTAACTAAGGTCTTAATTAAGAAGCTGCCGCTGTCGAAGGAGGCCTGCGAGCTCTTTATAGGTGGGCGGGGCAGGGACGCTAAAGTGATCTTCGACCACGTCCCTCCTGAGGTGGATCCGCTTAGCGTAGATAATGTGCTCTGCTTATCAACAGGCCCCATCACGGGGCTGCTAGGCCCAACGACCGGTAGAGTGAACGTGGCCGCTAAGTCTCCGCTCACGGGAATATACGGGAACTCTAATGCTGGTGCGCATTGGGGCGCCGAGCTTAAGTACGCTGGCTACGACGGCGTCATAATCACTGGGAAGGCCTCTAAGCCGGTGTACATATACATAGAGGACGACCTCGTAGAGGTGAGAGACGCCAGCCACCTTTGGGGCAAGGGGACGTACGAGACCACTAGTATCCTTCAGCGGGACCATAGAGGGTACGACACTAAGGTGGCTACGATAGGCCAGGCCGCTGAGAACGGTGTTCTCTACGGCTCAGTGATCTTCGACTACTGGGATGCTGCTGGCAGGGCTGGGATGGGGACCGTGATGGCCTCGAAGAACCTGAAGGCCATAGCTGTTACAGGCTCTGGAGGCCTCACGGTCGCTGACCCTAAGCGCTACGCTGAAGTTGTGCGCGAGGCGTGGCAGGCCGTCCTCAGCGACCCCGGCTTCCAGACCCAGGAGCATGCTTCTCAGGGGACGCTCGTAGTGATGGGGCTGGGCAACGCTCAAGGCTGGCTGCCCACTCGTAACTTCAGGGAGACGGTGTTTGAGCTGGCTGATGAAGTTAGCGGCGAGGCCTTTAGAGACAGGTTTTCAACTAGGCCGGCCCCGATACCCGCTGGGAGGGCCTGCCTGTCTTGCCCCAATAGGTGTAAGAGGTTCGGGAGGATTACCTCAGGGAAGTATGCAGGCACTAAGGGAAACATAGAGTTTGAGGGGGCGGCTGCCTTTGGCCCTAAGTGCGGCGTCGGAGACTTAGAGGCAGTCTTCCACGCCTACATGCTAGCTAACGACTACGGAGTGGACTGCATTACCTGCGGCAACACCATAGCGCTGCTCATGGAGCTCCACGAAGAGGGGGTCCTAAGCCACGAGGAGCTGGAGGGCTTAGACCTACACTTTGGCAACGCCGACGCCATGATAGAGATGATCCACCGCATAGCTATGCGCAAGGGGTGGCTTGGCGAGGTCGGGGGGCTTGGCGAGGAGCTCGCTGCCAAGCGTATCGGGAGGGGGGCTGAGAACTACGTAACTACGATTAAGGGCCTCGGGACAATAGGCACAGACCCTAGGGTGGCTAAGGGCTTTGGCTTTGGCTTCGCTGTTGCTAGTCGAGGCTCAGACCACTTAAGAGCACACCCTGTCTTTGAGATGCTTAAGTACCCGCCGGGCGTGGCTGAAGAGCTATTTGGAGCAAGCGAGGCTGGGGAGCTGAGCAAGTATGGAGGCAAGGTGAGGCTTGTCTTCTTCCACGAGAACATGGCCGCCGTCACTGACTCCATGGGAACCTGTAGATTCATGCACGCCTCGTTCTACGCCGAGTACCCTATCCCAGAGCTCTTGGCTAAGCACCTAAAGCGAAAGGGGCCTGTTTACTCCATTAAGTACCACGAGTGGCTGTCAGCGGCCACTGGGCTTAGTTTTACCTACGACAGCCTAATGAAGGCTGGGCAGCGCATAGTTAACCTAGAGAGGGCTATTAACGTGAGGCTCGGTGTGCGCCGTGAGCACGACACGCTGCCTAAGCGCTTCTTGACTCAGCCGGTACCTACTGGCCCCTTCAAGGGGGCGGTGTTCGGGAAGAAGGAGCTGGACGAAATGCTTAATGAGTACTACGACCTACGCGGCTGGGAGCGTGAGACCGGCCTGCCTTACAGAGAGACGCTGGTTGAGCTAGGCCTACCTGACGTAGCTGACGACTTAGAGAAGCGGGGGCTGGCAGCAATAAAAATAAAGGCCCCCAGGCCTCAATGA
- a CDS encoding 4Fe-4S dicluster domain-containing protein, producing the protein MKKLVFYPEKCTGCRACELACSFFNDGVFSPSRSRIRVVRIDEEGVDVPIGCLQCDNAPCMLVCPSPLAIYRDKETGAVVINVDACIGCRSCMLICPFGAINHDPEKGFCYKCDLCGGDPECVKWCFTKAIDYVEDEEVRRERRSKLAGEVAKAMLEAARFVKPGKG; encoded by the coding sequence TTGAAGAAACTAGTATTCTACCCTGAGAAGTGCACGGGCTGTAGGGCTTGCGAACTAGCTTGTAGCTTCTTCAACGACGGAGTCTTCTCCCCGTCTAGGTCTAGGATAAGGGTGGTGAGGATCGATGAGGAGGGGGTGGACGTGCCGATAGGGTGTCTTCAGTGCGATAATGCGCCATGCATGCTCGTATGCCCCTCGCCGCTAGCTATCTACAGGGACAAGGAGACAGGGGCCGTGGTGATTAACGTGGACGCCTGCATAGGCTGTAGGTCGTGCATGCTTATCTGCCCCTTCGGCGCCATTAACCACGACCCTGAGAAAGGCTTTTGCTACAAGTGCGACCTGTGCGGCGGAGACCCTGAGTGCGTGAAGTGGTGCTTCACTAAGGCCATCGACTACGTGGAGGACGAGGAAGTTCGGCGTGAGAGGAGGTCTAAGCTCGCGGGCGAGGTGGCTAAGGCGATGCTAGAGGCTGCTAGATTCGTGAAGCCAGGCAAGGGGTGA